In Micromonospora sp. WMMD980, the following are encoded in one genomic region:
- a CDS encoding NAD(P)H-dependent glycerol-3-phosphate dehydrogenase, whose amino-acid sequence MSGHVAVLGAGSWGTAFAKILADAGRDVTVLARRPAVAEAIRDLRRNPEYLPDVRLSERVTATGDAAEAIEGAEVVVLSVPSQTLRGNLAEWTPHLAPDATLVSLMKGIELGTTKRMSQVIMETAGVPADRVVVVSGPNLAPEIAAEQPAATVVAGTDSRRTALVQASIRTPYFRPYTNDDVIGCELGGAVKNVIALSYGIATAMGFGDNTRAMLMTRGLAETARLGVALGADPITFAGLAGMGDLVASCSSPLARNRTFGEHLGRGETLEQAQAATRQTAEGVKSCLAIRDLARAHGVEMPITEQIERICHEGMDPRLAVDALMSRTAKPESYE is encoded by the coding sequence GTGAGCGGGCACGTCGCGGTGCTGGGCGCGGGCTCGTGGGGGACCGCGTTCGCCAAGATCCTCGCCGACGCCGGCCGGGACGTGACGGTCCTGGCCCGCCGGCCCGCGGTGGCCGAGGCGATCCGCGACCTGCGGCGCAATCCGGAGTACCTGCCCGACGTGCGCCTGTCCGAGCGGGTCACCGCGACCGGCGACGCCGCCGAGGCGATCGAGGGCGCCGAGGTGGTGGTGCTCTCGGTACCGTCGCAGACGCTGCGCGGCAACCTCGCCGAGTGGACCCCGCACCTCGCCCCCGACGCCACGCTGGTGTCCCTGATGAAGGGCATCGAGCTGGGCACCACCAAGCGGATGAGCCAGGTGATCATGGAGACGGCCGGGGTGCCGGCCGACCGGGTGGTCGTCGTCTCCGGCCCCAACCTGGCCCCGGAGATCGCCGCCGAGCAACCGGCCGCCACCGTGGTCGCCGGCACCGACAGCCGGCGTACGGCGCTGGTGCAGGCGTCGATCCGGACGCCCTACTTCCGCCCCTACACCAACGACGACGTGATCGGCTGCGAGCTGGGCGGCGCGGTGAAGAACGTGATCGCGTTGTCGTACGGCATCGCCACCGCGATGGGCTTCGGCGACAACACCCGGGCAATGCTGATGACCCGGGGTCTCGCCGAGACCGCCCGCCTCGGCGTGGCGCTCGGCGCCGACCCGATCACCTTCGCCGGGCTGGCCGGCATGGGCGACCTGGTCGCCTCCTGCTCCTCACCGCTGGCCCGCAACCGCACGTTCGGCGAGCACCTGGGCCGGGGGGAGACGCTGGAGCAGGCCCAGGCGGCCACCCGACAGACCGCCGAGGGCGTGAAGAGCTGCCTGGCCATCCGAGACCTGGCCCGCGCGCACGGCGTGGAGATGCCGATCACCGAGCAGATCGAGCGGATCTGCCACGAGGGGATGGACCCGCGCCTGGCCGTCGACGCGCTGATGAGCCGCACCGCCAAGCCGGAGTCCTACGAGTGA
- a CDS encoding lysophospholipid acyltransferase family protein produces MAPRRLGFWQRFAVVLVKPVLTVWTRRTWRGMEHLRRDGGVIIVPNHISHADPLVSAHFIYDAGRWPQFLGKASVFRVPVIGWILHRCKQIPVERGSVEAVKSLDKLIAALAEGGAVVIYPEGTTTREPELWPMRGKTGAARLALATGAPVIPVAMIGPERMFDPRTARIGLRPRTPVTVVAGPPVDLGRWAGATPTRAILEEMTDTIMLRIRDLVAEIRGGTPPPLWQRPARTGTPEVSE; encoded by the coding sequence GTGGCACCGCGGAGGCTGGGATTCTGGCAACGGTTCGCCGTGGTGCTGGTGAAGCCGGTGTTGACCGTCTGGACCCGGCGCACCTGGCGGGGCATGGAGCACCTGCGGCGCGACGGCGGCGTCATCATCGTGCCCAACCACATCTCGCACGCCGACCCACTGGTCTCCGCGCATTTCATCTACGACGCCGGCCGGTGGCCGCAGTTCCTCGGCAAGGCCAGTGTCTTCCGGGTGCCGGTGATCGGCTGGATCCTGCACCGGTGCAAGCAGATCCCGGTCGAGCGGGGCAGCGTCGAGGCGGTCAAGTCGCTGGACAAGCTGATCGCCGCGCTGGCCGAGGGGGGCGCGGTGGTGATCTATCCGGAGGGGACCACCACCCGGGAGCCGGAGCTGTGGCCGATGAGGGGCAAGACCGGCGCGGCCCGGCTGGCGCTGGCCACCGGCGCTCCGGTGATCCCGGTGGCGATGATCGGCCCGGAGCGGATGTTCGACCCGCGGACCGCCCGGATCGGGCTGCGCCCGCGCACCCCGGTGACCGTCGTCGCCGGGCCGCCGGTCGACCTGGGTCGGTGGGCCGGTGCCACGCCGACCCGGGCGATCCTGGAGGAGATGACGGACACCATCATGTTGCGGATCCGGGACCTGGTCGCGGAGATCCGCGGCGGCACGCCACCACCGCTCTGGCAGCGGCCGGCCCGTACCGGCACGCCGGAGGTGTCCGAGTGA
- a CDS encoding cold-shock protein — protein MQGTVATYDASARSGVLLLDDGTELAFPARAFDASGLRLLRLGQRVRVERDAAGEVIRVTLPTMA, from the coding sequence ATGCAGGGCACGGTGGCCACCTACGACGCGTCGGCCCGCAGCGGGGTGCTGCTCCTCGACGACGGGACCGAGCTGGCCTTCCCGGCGCGCGCGTTCGACGCCTCCGGGCTGCGGCTGCTGCGGCTCGGGCAGCGGGTGCGCGTCGAGCGGGACGCCGCCGGCGAGGTCATTCGGGTGACGTTGCCGACGATGGCCTGA
- a CDS encoding RNA degradosome polyphosphate kinase, with product MDEPLDPVEGPGPVTGPDPDDERPAAEPLPEDRFLNRELSWLDFNARVLALAEDPRTPLLERAKFLAIFAGNLDEFYMVRVAGLKRRLSAGLPVRGGDRLPLRTQLELVTEKAADLVARHAACFVDDVLPRLAEEDVRILRWSELDDAERERLRTWFREHIFPVLTPLAVDPAHPFPYISGRSLNLAVSVRDPDGGSELFARVKVPNNVPRFVRVARDRPGVRFLPVEDLISVHLGQLFSGMQVVECHLFRVTRNAEVEVDEDRDEDLLQALERELARRRFGPPVRLEVAASISDHMLELLVRELDVDDHDVLRVRGLVDLSALWQVYGEADRPDLKDRPFVPATHPRLAEGEVPRSVFATLRDGDVLVHHPYHSFATSVQRFVEQAAADPNVLAIKQTLYRTSGDSPIVDALVDAAAAGKQVVVLVELKARFDEVANIGWARTLERAGCHVVYGLVGLKTHCKTALVVRQEGNQIRRYCHIGTGNYHPKTARLYEDFGMLTADPEIGADLTDLFNVLTGYSRQTAFRRLLVAPQGIRSGLIERIDREIEHVRLGMPGLVQFKVNALVDEEITDALYRASRAGVHVDLLIRGMCMLRPGVPGLSENIRVRSILGRFLEHSRIFRFGNNGDAEFWMGSADLMHRNLDRRVEALVQVSDPVARAELDHVLSSAFDPEVDAFELAADGTWHRRAGDGDAPLTHLQDLLLRRVGGRAD from the coding sequence CTGGACGAGCCGCTCGACCCGGTCGAGGGGCCGGGCCCGGTGACCGGACCCGACCCGGACGACGAGCGGCCCGCCGCCGAGCCGCTGCCGGAGGACCGCTTCCTCAACCGGGAGCTGTCCTGGCTCGACTTCAACGCCCGGGTGCTGGCGCTCGCCGAGGACCCCCGCACGCCGCTGCTGGAGCGGGCCAAGTTCCTGGCCATCTTCGCCGGCAACCTGGACGAGTTCTACATGGTGCGGGTGGCCGGGTTGAAGCGCCGCCTCTCCGCCGGCCTGCCGGTGCGCGGCGGCGACCGGCTGCCGCTGCGCACCCAGCTCGAACTCGTCACCGAGAAGGCCGCCGACCTGGTCGCCCGGCACGCCGCCTGCTTCGTCGACGACGTGCTCCCCCGGCTCGCCGAGGAAGACGTCCGCATCCTGCGCTGGAGCGAGCTGGACGACGCCGAGCGGGAGCGGCTGCGCACCTGGTTCCGGGAGCACATCTTCCCGGTGCTCACCCCGCTCGCGGTCGACCCGGCGCACCCCTTCCCCTACATCTCCGGCCGGTCGTTGAACCTGGCCGTCTCGGTGCGCGACCCGGACGGCGGCTCGGAGCTGTTCGCCCGGGTCAAGGTGCCGAACAACGTGCCCCGGTTCGTCCGGGTCGCCCGGGACCGGCCCGGCGTCCGGTTCCTGCCGGTGGAGGACCTCATCTCGGTCCACCTCGGGCAGCTCTTCTCCGGCATGCAGGTGGTCGAGTGCCACCTGTTCCGGGTCACCCGCAACGCCGAGGTGGAGGTCGACGAGGACCGCGACGAGGACCTGCTCCAGGCGCTGGAGCGGGAGCTGGCCCGACGCCGGTTCGGCCCCCCGGTGCGACTGGAGGTGGCCGCCTCCATCTCCGACCACATGCTGGAGCTGCTGGTCCGCGAGCTGGACGTGGACGACCACGACGTGCTGCGGGTCCGGGGCCTGGTCGACCTCTCCGCACTCTGGCAGGTCTACGGCGAGGCCGACCGTCCCGACCTGAAGGACCGCCCGTTCGTGCCGGCCACCCACCCGCGCCTGGCCGAGGGCGAGGTGCCGCGCAGCGTCTTCGCCACCCTGCGCGACGGCGACGTGCTGGTGCACCACCCCTACCACTCGTTCGCGACGAGCGTGCAGCGCTTCGTCGAGCAGGCCGCCGCCGACCCGAACGTGCTCGCCATCAAGCAGACGCTCTACCGCACCAGCGGCGACTCCCCGATCGTCGACGCGCTCGTCGACGCGGCCGCCGCCGGCAAGCAGGTGGTGGTGCTCGTCGAGCTGAAGGCCCGCTTCGACGAGGTGGCCAACATCGGGTGGGCACGCACCCTGGAACGGGCCGGCTGCCACGTGGTCTACGGCCTGGTGGGCCTCAAGACGCACTGCAAGACCGCGCTGGTGGTGCGGCAGGAGGGCAACCAGATCCGGCGCTACTGCCACATCGGCACCGGCAACTACCACCCGAAGACGGCCCGGCTCTACGAGGACTTCGGCATGCTCACCGCCGACCCGGAGATCGGCGCCGATCTGACCGACCTGTTCAACGTGCTCACCGGCTACAGCCGGCAGACCGCCTTCCGGCGCCTGCTGGTCGCGCCGCAGGGCATCCGCAGCGGCCTGATCGAGCGGATCGACCGGGAGATCGAACACGTCCGGCTGGGCATGCCGGGGCTGGTGCAGTTCAAGGTGAACGCGCTCGTCGACGAGGAGATCACCGACGCGCTCTACCGCGCCTCGCGGGCCGGCGTGCACGTCGACCTGCTGATCCGAGGCATGTGCATGCTGCGCCCGGGGGTGCCCGGGCTGTCGGAGAACATCCGGGTCCGGTCGATTCTCGGCCGGTTCCTGGAACACTCCCGGATCTTCCGGTTCGGCAACAACGGCGACGCCGAGTTCTGGATGGGCTCGGCCGACCTGATGCACCGCAACCTGGACCGCCGGGTCGAGGCGCTGGTGCAGGTGAGCGACCCGGTCGCCCGGGCCGAGCTGGACCACGTGCTCAGCTCCGCGTTCGACCCCGAGGTGGACGCGTTCGAGCTGGCCGCCGACGGCACCTGGCACCGGCGCGCCGGCGACGGCGACGCGCCGCTCACCCACCTCCAGGACCTGCTGTTGCGCCGGGTCGGCGGGCGGGCGGACTGA
- a CDS encoding NUDIX hydrolase, which translates to MSDDEPVRIRAAGGVVWRPGETGVEVCLVHRPRYGDWSLPKGKLDAGEHPLVAAVREVAEETDVRAVPQVRLPTVRYRSEGRAKAVDWWSMRAVGSGGFQPGTEVDDVAWLPVDAAARRVSYPHDAEVIGAFAALPPVTATVLLVRHAHAGKRGTWTGPDTGRPLDAEGWAQARALIPLVALVRPVRLLSASARRCVQTLDPAAARLDLPIEVCGDLDEPRPGQQADECVLAAAARLAALAAAGDPVAVCSQGKVIPGALERLTGGPGDFTTAKGGGWLLAFAGDHLLPPDRL; encoded by the coding sequence ATGAGCGACGACGAGCCGGTGCGGATCCGGGCGGCGGGCGGGGTCGTCTGGCGCCCGGGCGAAACCGGCGTCGAGGTCTGCCTGGTGCACCGTCCCCGTTACGGCGACTGGTCGCTGCCCAAGGGCAAGCTGGACGCCGGCGAGCACCCACTGGTCGCCGCCGTCCGGGAGGTCGCCGAGGAGACCGACGTGCGGGCGGTGCCGCAGGTGCGCCTGCCCACGGTCCGCTACCGCAGCGAGGGCCGCGCCAAGGCGGTCGACTGGTGGTCGATGCGGGCCGTCGGCAGCGGCGGCTTCCAGCCCGGCACCGAGGTGGACGACGTGGCCTGGCTCCCGGTCGACGCGGCGGCCCGCCGGGTCAGCTATCCGCACGACGCCGAGGTGATCGGCGCGTTCGCGGCGCTGCCGCCGGTCACCGCGACGGTGCTGCTGGTCCGCCACGCGCACGCCGGCAAGCGGGGCACCTGGACCGGGCCGGACACCGGCCGTCCACTGGACGCCGAGGGCTGGGCCCAGGCGCGGGCGCTGATCCCGCTGGTGGCGCTGGTCCGGCCGGTGCGCCTGCTCTCCGCCTCGGCCCGGCGGTGCGTGCAGACGCTGGACCCGGCGGCGGCCCGGCTGGACCTGCCGATCGAGGTCTGCGGCGACCTGGACGAGCCGAGGCCGGGCCAGCAGGCCGACGAGTGCGTGCTCGCCGCCGCCGCGCGCCTGGCCGCACTGGCCGCCGCCGGCGATCCGGTCGCGGTGTGCAGCCAGGGCAAGGTGATCCCGGGCGCGCTGGAACGGCTCACCGGCGGCCCGGGCGACTTCACCACCGCCAAGGGCGGCGGCTGGCTGCTCGCCTTCGCCGGCGACCACCTCCTCCCCCCCGACCGGCTGTAA
- a CDS encoding endonuclease/exonuclease/phosphatase family protein: MRHRHLSTLTLALGVAVLLDVLRVWLPSVITLFGRAAETPAELLGAFALGWFVLALAAPTLVRRLGARPVGLAAAGVLAAVRLALTAAPGGATQLWLACAGLLAGLVWLAATAASVDRPVPGLALGLAGNAVGHALLGTEDLVWRGGTLGWALSAVLVAAFLAAAVATPVLRPAASSGRRAWLLCGPALLLANQIALAPAVWSAAAGAGSPGFPGLVRPTGSGSVLGGYAVLLFLAAVLLRIPTRLARALWPITLVAGAALFVAGRLVPAYLLTAAGLGGCLALTDSVADDAADDDPDGRGAARRGRAAVVGMLVFAVATVAYYAAYDVGYPNGWVPVAVALLAALVAFSGPPWSAPALPDPARTWILVGLTALVGFGTQLDVPPSDLRPGSPPGSVRVAAYNIRMGFGLDGRLDLDAVARHLRGADVVLLSEVDRGWWLNGGHDTLALLAGRLRMPYVFAPAADPVWGDAVLSRFPMRSGRTRPLAAHGAPTGAQALGVTLDVGGRELAVVATHLQPPPGRDPVEQARDVATFAAGYAAGRPLVLGGDLNTEPDDQAFAEFTSAGLVDALAAARPLRTSPADDPRTQIDHVFVSPGLVSAEVRAPRTEASDHLPVTLTVALPGPAAG; this comes from the coding sequence GTGCGGCACCGTCACCTCTCCACCCTCACGCTCGCCCTGGGCGTCGCGGTTCTGCTGGACGTGCTCCGCGTCTGGCTGCCGTCGGTCATCACCCTCTTCGGCCGGGCCGCCGAAACGCCCGCCGAGCTGCTCGGCGCGTTCGCGCTCGGCTGGTTCGTGCTCGCACTCGCCGCACCCACGCTGGTGCGCCGGCTCGGCGCCCGCCCGGTCGGCCTGGCCGCGGCCGGCGTGCTCGCCGCCGTCCGGCTGGCGCTGACCGCCGCGCCCGGCGGTGCCACCCAACTCTGGCTCGCCTGCGCCGGGCTGCTCGCCGGCCTGGTCTGGCTCGCGGCCACCGCGGCGTCGGTCGACCGGCCGGTCCCCGGGCTGGCGCTCGGCCTCGCCGGTAACGCGGTCGGGCACGCGCTGCTGGGCACCGAGGACCTGGTCTGGCGCGGCGGAACGCTCGGCTGGGCCCTGAGCGCGGTGCTGGTGGCGGCGTTCCTGGCCGCCGCCGTGGCCACACCGGTGCTACGGCCGGCAGCGTCCTCCGGGCGTCGGGCGTGGTTGCTCTGCGGCCCGGCGCTGCTGCTGGCCAACCAGATCGCGCTCGCCCCGGCGGTCTGGAGCGCCGCCGCCGGCGCCGGTTCGCCCGGCTTCCCCGGTCTCGTCCGTCCTACCGGCAGCGGCTCGGTGCTGGGCGGTTACGCGGTCCTGCTGTTCCTGGCGGCCGTGCTGCTCCGGATACCGACGCGGCTCGCCCGGGCGCTCTGGCCGATCACGCTGGTCGCCGGCGCGGCGCTGTTCGTGGCCGGCCGGCTGGTCCCGGCGTACCTGCTCACCGCCGCCGGCCTCGGCGGTTGCCTGGCGCTCACCGACTCGGTCGCCGACGACGCGGCCGACGACGACCCGGACGGCCGGGGCGCGGCGCGGCGCGGTCGCGCCGCAGTCGTCGGGATGCTCGTCTTCGCCGTGGCCACCGTGGCCTACTACGCCGCCTACGACGTCGGGTACCCCAACGGTTGGGTACCGGTCGCCGTGGCCCTCCTGGCCGCTCTCGTGGCGTTCAGCGGGCCTCCGTGGTCTGCCCCGGCACTGCCCGATCCGGCACGGACCTGGATCCTGGTCGGCCTGACCGCGCTGGTCGGCTTCGGGACCCAGCTGGATGTCCCGCCATCGGATCTCCGACCGGGCAGCCCACCGGGGTCGGTGCGGGTGGCCGCGTACAACATCCGGATGGGCTTCGGGCTGGACGGTCGGCTGGACCTGGACGCGGTGGCCCGGCACCTGCGCGGGGCGGACGTGGTGCTGCTCAGCGAGGTCGACCGGGGCTGGTGGCTCAACGGCGGCCACGACACGCTGGCGCTGCTGGCCGGGCGGTTGCGGATGCCGTACGTCTTCGCGCCGGCCGCGGACCCGGTCTGGGGCGACGCGGTGCTCAGCCGGTTCCCGATGCGGTCCGGGCGGACCCGGCCGCTGGCCGCGCACGGCGCGCCGACCGGCGCGCAGGCCCTCGGCGTCACGCTCGACGTCGGCGGCCGGGAGCTGGCCGTGGTCGCGACCCACCTGCAACCGCCGCCCGGACGGGACCCGGTGGAGCAGGCCCGCGACGTGGCCACGTTCGCCGCCGGTTACGCGGCGGGCCGGCCGCTGGTGCTCGGCGGCGACCTGAACACCGAACCGGACGATCAGGCGTTCGCCGAGTTCACCAGCGCCGGCCTGGTGGACGCGCTGGCCGCGGCCCGGCCGCTGCGCACCAGCCCGGCCGACGACCCGCGCACCCAGATCGACCACGTCTTCGTCTCGCCGGGGCTGGTGAGCGCCGAGGTACGCGCCCCGCGCACCGAGGCCAGCGACCACCTCCCGGTGACGCTCACCGTGGCGCTGCCCGGACCGGCCGCCGGTTAG
- a CDS encoding HU family DNA-binding protein, whose product MNKAELIEALAVRLGDRKTATAALDAVLAEVQAAVTKGEKVAITGFGAFEKRIRGARTARNPRTGEAVKVKKTSVPTFRAGAGFKEMVASGKVPKDTTAAKKTAGAAKTTAAKKTTAAKTTGAAKKTTAAKATKTAAASKKAAPAKKAAATKTTAAAKKTTAAKSTAAKKTTAAKKTTAAKKTTAAKSATAKKTTAAKKAPAKKAPAKKAASRR is encoded by the coding sequence GTGAACAAGGCCGAGCTCATCGAGGCGCTCGCCGTTCGCCTGGGGGACCGGAAGACGGCGACGGCCGCGCTCGACGCGGTACTCGCTGAGGTCCAGGCGGCGGTCACCAAGGGCGAGAAGGTGGCGATCACCGGTTTCGGAGCGTTCGAGAAGCGCATCCGTGGTGCCCGAACAGCCCGCAACCCGCGGACCGGCGAGGCGGTGAAGGTCAAGAAGACCTCCGTCCCGACCTTCCGGGCGGGTGCGGGCTTCAAGGAGATGGTGGCCAGCGGCAAGGTGCCGAAGGACACCACCGCCGCGAAGAAGACCGCCGGCGCCGCCAAGACCACGGCGGCGAAGAAGACCACGGCGGCGAAGACCACCGGAGCCGCCAAGAAGACCACGGCGGCGAAGGCCACCAAGACCGCCGCGGCGAGCAAGAAGGCCGCGCCGGCCAAGAAGGCCGCCGCGACCAAGACGACCGCGGCGGCGAAGAAGACGACCGCGGCGAAGTCCACCGCGGCGAAGAAGACCACCGCGGCGAAGAAGACCACCGCGGCGAAGAAGACGACCGCGGCGAAGTCCGCCACGGCCAAGAAGACCACGGCGGCGAAGAAGGCGCCCGCGAAGAAGGCTCCGGCCAAGAAGGCCGCCAGCCGGCGCTGA
- the leuD gene encoding 3-isopropylmalate dehydratase small subunit has product MDKFLAHTGTAVPLRRSNVDTDQIIPAVYLKRVTRTGFADGLFNAWREDPSFILNDPVYSGASILVAGPEFGTGSSREHAVWALRDWGFRAVVSPRFGDIFRGNALKEGLLPVELELGAVERLWALSESDPTTPVTVDLAAREVRAGDAAWAFPLDDHSRWRLMEGLDDIGLTLRHAAEIGAYEATRPAFLPSIA; this is encoded by the coding sequence ATGGACAAGTTCCTCGCACACACCGGCACCGCCGTGCCGCTGCGTCGCTCCAACGTGGACACCGACCAGATCATCCCCGCCGTGTACCTCAAGCGGGTGACCCGGACCGGCTTCGCCGACGGCCTGTTCAACGCCTGGCGGGAGGATCCGTCATTCATTCTCAACGATCCCGTCTATTCGGGAGCGTCGATTCTTGTGGCGGGTCCCGAGTTCGGCACCGGCTCCTCCCGGGAGCACGCCGTCTGGGCACTGCGGGACTGGGGCTTCCGGGCCGTCGTCTCGCCCCGCTTCGGTGACATCTTCCGCGGCAACGCGTTGAAGGAAGGTCTCCTTCCGGTCGAGCTGGAATTGGGTGCCGTGGAGCGACTCTGGGCCCTCTCCGAATCCGACCCGACCACCCCGGTCACCGTCGACCTGGCCGCCCGGGAGGTCCGCGCCGGCGACGCCGCCTGGGCCTTCCCGCTGGACGACCACAGCCGGTGGCGGCTGATGGAGGGCTTGGACGACATTGGACTCACCCTCCGCCACGCGGCCGAGATCGGCGCGTACGAGGCCACCCGGCCGGCGTTCCTGCCCTCGATCGCCTGA
- the leuC gene encoding 3-isopropylmalate dehydratase large subunit yields the protein MVGVTQPRTLAEKVWDAHVVRSAAGEPDLLFIDLHLLHEVTSPQAFDGLRLAGRGVRRTDLTIATEDHNTPTGYDDPAFRARRGDLLTIADPTSRTQIETLRRNCAEFGVRLHPLGDENQGIVHVIGPQLGLTQPGMTIVCGDSHTATHGAFGALAFGIGTSEVEHVLATQTLPQARPRTMAVNVVGELAPGVTAKDLVLALIAQVGTGGGRGHIVEYRGEAIRELSMEGRMTIANMSIEWGAKAGMIAPDETTFAYLKGRPNAPQGADWDAALEYWRTLPTDEGATFDTEVTLDASRITPFVTWGTNPGQGAPLGAAVPDPEAFDTEPERVAARRALEYMDLTPGTPLRDLAVDVVFVGSCTNGRLEDLRAAADVLRGRRVADGVRMLVVPGSAAVREAAEIEGLDQVFTDAGAEWRFAGCSMCLGMNPDTLRPGERSASTSNRNFEGRQGKGGRTHLVSPPVAAATAVVGRLATPADL from the coding sequence ATGGTGGGAGTCACTCAACCGAGGACCCTGGCCGAGAAGGTCTGGGACGCGCACGTGGTCCGCTCCGCCGCCGGCGAGCCCGACCTGCTCTTCATCGACCTGCACCTGCTGCACGAGGTGACCAGCCCGCAGGCGTTCGACGGGCTGCGGCTGGCCGGGCGCGGGGTCCGCCGGACCGATTTGACGATCGCGACCGAGGACCACAACACCCCGACCGGGTACGACGACCCGGCGTTCCGGGCCCGACGCGGCGACCTGCTCACCATCGCGGACCCCACCTCCCGCACCCAGATCGAGACGCTGCGCCGCAACTGCGCCGAGTTCGGCGTACGGCTGCACCCGCTGGGCGACGAGAACCAGGGCATCGTGCACGTGATCGGCCCGCAGCTCGGGCTCACCCAGCCGGGCATGACGATCGTCTGCGGCGACTCGCACACCGCGACCCACGGCGCCTTCGGCGCGCTCGCGTTCGGCATCGGCACCAGCGAGGTCGAGCACGTGCTGGCCACCCAGACGCTGCCGCAGGCCCGGCCGCGGACCATGGCGGTGAACGTGGTCGGCGAGCTGGCCCCCGGCGTCACCGCCAAGGACCTGGTGCTCGCGCTGATCGCCCAGGTGGGCACCGGCGGTGGGCGCGGCCACATCGTGGAGTACCGGGGCGAGGCGATCCGCGAGCTCTCCATGGAGGGGCGGATGACGATCGCGAACATGTCCATCGAGTGGGGCGCCAAGGCCGGCATGATCGCGCCGGACGAGACCACGTTCGCGTACCTGAAGGGGCGGCCCAACGCGCCCCAGGGGGCCGACTGGGACGCGGCGCTCGAATACTGGCGGACGCTGCCCACCGACGAGGGCGCGACGTTCGACACCGAGGTGACGCTGGATGCGAGCCGGATCACCCCGTTCGTCACCTGGGGCACCAACCCCGGCCAGGGCGCGCCGCTCGGGGCGGCCGTGCCGGACCCCGAGGCGTTCGACACCGAGCCGGAACGGGTCGCGGCCCGCCGGGCGCTGGAGTACATGGACCTCACCCCGGGCACGCCGTTGCGCGACCTCGCCGTGGACGTGGTGTTCGTCGGCTCCTGCACCAACGGCCGGCTGGAGGACCTGCGGGCCGCCGCCGACGTGCTGCGCGGGCGGCGGGTCGCCGACGGCGTCCGCATGCTCGTGGTGCCCGGCTCCGCCGCGGTCCGGGAGGCGGCCGAGATCGAGGGGCTGGACCAGGTCTTCACCGACGCGGGCGCGGAGTGGCGGTTCGCCGGCTGCTCGATGTGTCTCGGGATGAACCCCGACACGCTCCGGCCGGGGGAGCGTTCCGCCTCGACCTCCAACCGCAACTTCGAGGGCCGCCAGGGCAAGGGCGGGCGTACCCATCTGGTGTCCCCGCCGGTCGCCGCCGCCACCGCCGTGGTCGGCCGGCTCGCCACCCCCGCCGACCTGTAA
- a CDS encoding IclR family transcriptional regulator yields MSGVGVLDKAVVILAACVDGASLAELVERTKLPRATAHRLAQALEIHRMLVRDSQGRWRPGPRLGELANAAPDVLLTAAEPLLAALRDATGESAQLYLRRADERICVAAAERASGLRDTVPVGSVLPMTAGSAAQILLAWEPPEAVMPLLPRAKFTGRTLAEVRRRGWAQSVAEREAGVASVSAPIRDRTGRVIAAVSISGPIERLGRRPGERHAMAVVRAGQRLSGL; encoded by the coding sequence ATGAGCGGTGTCGGCGTTCTCGACAAGGCGGTGGTCATCCTGGCCGCCTGTGTCGACGGCGCCAGCCTGGCCGAACTCGTTGAACGCACCAAGCTGCCCCGGGCCACCGCGCACCGGCTGGCACAGGCGCTGGAGATCCACCGGATGCTGGTCCGGGATTCGCAGGGCCGGTGGCGCCCGGGCCCACGCCTGGGCGAGTTGGCCAACGCGGCCCCCGATGTGCTGCTGACCGCGGCCGAGCCGCTGTTGGCCGCGCTGCGCGACGCCACCGGGGAGAGCGCCCAGCTCTACCTGCGCCGCGCCGACGAGCGGATCTGCGTGGCCGCCGCCGAGCGCGCCAGCGGACTGCGGGACACCGTCCCGGTCGGCTCGGTGCTGCCGATGACCGCCGGCTCGGCGGCGCAGATCCTGCTCGCCTGGGAGCCGCCGGAGGCGGTCATGCCGCTGCTGCCGCGCGCCAAGTTCACCGGCCGCACGCTGGCCGAGGTGCGTCGGCGCGGCTGGGCCCAGAGCGTGGCCGAGCGGGAGGCGGGGGTGGCGAGCGTCTCGGCCCCGATCCGGGACCGTACCGGCCGGGTGATCGCCGCGGTCAGCATCTCCGGCCCGATCGAGCGTCTCGGCCGCCGCCCCGGCGAGCGCCACGCCATGGCCGTCGTCCGCGCCGGCCAACGCCTCTCCGGCCTCTGA